One part of the Megachile rotundata isolate GNS110a chromosome 16, iyMegRotu1, whole genome shotgun sequence genome encodes these proteins:
- the Sec71 gene encoding ADP ribosylation factor guanine nucleotide exchange factor Sec71, with the protein MQNNSKEMFIIRALEKILADRDVKRSHLSQLRKSCETALDNLRNEIKEGSNAQVSTALPQPRSDSYVISAEKYFLPFELACQSKSPRIVVTALDCLQKLIAYGHLTGNVPDSTEPNKLLIVRIVETICGCFMGPQTDEGVQLQIIKALLTVMTSQHVEVHEGTVLLTIRTVYSVYLASRNLVNQTTARATLTQMINVIFARMETQAEEENVRTEVEHSGITVNTAGSTSGGELETETVNNEEHSTESSQEPQLIVRGILEDVVNSVVPEDPTIAVTVTSEEASLDQVPMDENSDEAVAESDNMVRAKFTHVLQKDAFLVFRALCKLSMKPLPDGTPDPKSHQLRSKILSLQLLLGILQNAGPVLRSNEMFVIAIKQYLCVALSKNGVSSVPEVFELSLALFLALLARFKMHLKMQIEVFFKEIFMNILETSSSSFEHKWMVIHALTRICADAQSVVDIYVNYDCDLSAANLFERLVNDLSKIAQGRQALELGASPNQEKSMRIRGLECLVSILKCMVEWSRDLYVNPSVPADQQLPSEPPDPPVEPPLPRYGSAGSLSSANSSLVGNKEIPDSPEQYEVQKQQKEVWETGIDIFNRKPSKGVQYLQEQGLLGNSSEDVARWLHMDERLDKTAIGDFLGDHNHNQVMYSYIDQMNFADRDLVTALRYFLEGFRLPGEAQKIDRLMEKFASRYCECNPNNGLFTSADTAYVLGFSIIMLTTDLHSPQVKNKMTKEQYIKLNRRISDNEDLPEEYLSKIYDEIAGNEIKMKSNPNRPGKQVISSEKKRRLLWNMEMEVISTAAKNLMESVSHVQAPFTTAKHLEHVRPMFKIAWTPFLAAFSVGLQDCDDPEIASLCLDGIRCAIRIACIFHMTLERDAYVQALARFTLLTANSPITEMKAKNIDTIKTLITVAHTDGNYLGSSWLDVVKCISQLELAQLIGTGVRPQLLGPPSKPHFPSPLVNFNLTHNNSHQNNSLNLSSLDPSVKESIGETSSQSVVVAVDRIFTGSTRLDGDAIVEFVKALCQVSLEELSHPTQPRMFSLTKIVEISYYNMGRIRLQWSRIWQVIGDHFDRVGCSPRQDIAFFAVDSLRQLATKFIEKGEFANFRFQKDFLRPFEHIMKKNRSPVIRDMVVRCVAQIVHSQAPNIRSGWKNIFSVFHHAASDRDEAVVELAFSMTGKIINELYAEDFSIMVDSFQDAVKCLSEFACNASFPETSMEAIRLIRSCASYIDANPNLFAEGMMDDSGMVSEEDRAWVRGWFPLLFELSCIVSRCKLDVRTRALTVLFDVVKTHGASFKPHWWKDLFQVLFRIFDNMKLPEQHTEKAEWMTTTCNHALYAIVDVFSQFYDTLGPLLLEQLYSQLLWCVQQDNEQLARSGTNCLENLVISNGIKFDEQTWEKTCSCVLDIFESTLPSALLTWKPLSPNKESDLDVITGETDNHVGILKRSNSSQSLSTNESGKNKLFYALSIKCVVQLELIQTIDNIVFYPATSRKEDQENLALAQADMFNGKSSELGVRAGADQQKEEQGMYCALTTMHLLQLVECLLKSHRFAKSFNSNHEQRNVLWKAGFRGNVKPNLLKQETQSLACALRILFKMYSDEAHRADWSKVESRLVEVACEALEYFLALSNEAHRDAWTPILLLLLTRILKMSDNRFAVHASNCYPLLCEVMCFDLKPELRSVLRRFFLRIGPVFRITQQ; encoded by the exons ATGCAAAATAATTCCAAAGAAATGTTCATCATTAGAGCTTTGGAAAAGATCCTGGCTGACCGGGATGTCAAACGGTCGCACCTTTCACAACTTAGGAAGTCCTGCGAGACTGCACTTG ACAACTTGCGAAATGAAATCAAAGAAGGTTCTAATGCACAAGTGTCGACTGCCTTGCCACAACCACGCAGTGATTCCTATGTCATCTCTGCAGAAAAGTATTTTTTGCCATTCGAACTGGCTTGCCAGAGCAAATCACCAAGAATAGTAGTTACTGCTTTGGACTGTCTACAGAAATTGATTGCTTATGGACACCTAACTGGAAATGTACCTGATTCCACAGAGCCAAATAAGCTATTGATTGTACGTATTGTTGAAACAATTTGTGGATGTTTCATGGGGCCACAAACTGATGAGGGAGTTCAGTTGCAAATTATAAAAGCACTTCTCACAGTAATGACCAGTCAACATGTTGAAGTTCATGAAGGCACTGTATTACTTACAATACGTACAGTTTATAGCGTTTACTTGGCATCAAGGAACTTGGTTAATCAAACCACAGCTCGTGCAACTCTTACACAAATGATCAATGTTATTTTTGCTCGCATGGAAACACAAGCG GAAGAAGAAAATGTTAGAACAGAAGTGGAACATTCAGGAATAACTGTCAACACAGCTGGCAGTACATCTGGAGGAGAATTAGAAACAGAGACAGTAAATAATGAAGAACATTCAACAGAAAGCAGTCAGGAACCACAGTTAATTGTTCGAGGAATTTTAGAGGATGTTGTGAATTCAGTGGTTCCAGAGGATCCAACAATTGCTGTTACAGTAACTTCAGAGGAGGCTAGTTTAGATCAAGTGCCTATGGACGAAAACTCCGACGAAGCTGTCGCAGAAAGCGACAATATGGTCAGGGCAAAATTCACTCATGTCTTGCAAAAGGATGCATTCCTGGTGTTTAGAGCACTCTGCAAACTGTCCATGAAACCACTTCCGGATGGCACTCCAGATCCTAA GTCACATCAACTTAGGTCAAAAATTCTTTCGCTGCAGTTGCTTCTAGGTATACTGCAAAACGCGGGACCAGTATTACGATCGAATGAAATGTTTGTAATAGCCATAAAGCAATATCTTTGTGTGGCACTCTCAAAGAACGGAGTCTCCTCAGTGCCGGAGGTGTTCGAGCTTTCCCTGGCGCTCTTCCTCGCGTTGTTGGCTCGCTTCAAAATGCACCTAAAAATGCAGATAGAAGTTTTCTTCAAggaaatttttatgaacattcTTGAAACTTCTAGCAGTTCATTTGAGCACAAGTGGATGGTGATCCATGCGTTGACTCGAATTTGTGCGGATGCACAGAGTGTGGTTGACATATATGTGAATTACGACTGCGATCTTTCCGCtgcaaatttatttgaaag GCTTGTAAATGATTTATCGAAAATTGCACAGGGTAGGCAAGCACTAGAATTGGGTGCCTCGCCTAATCAAGAGAAATCAATGCGTATCAGAGGCCTCGAGTGTTTAGTATCAATCTTGAAATGTATGGTCGAATGGAGCAGAGACCTGTACGTAAATCCAAGCGTTCCAGCGGATCAACAGCTTCCATCGGAACCACCTGATCCTCCAGTAGAACCGCCACTACCTCGTTATGGAAGTGCAGGCAGTCTATCCTCTGCGAATTCCAGTTTAGTGGGCAACAAGGAGATACCAGATTCACCGGAACAGTACGAGGTGCAGAAACAGCAGAAAGAAGTGTGGGAGACTGGAATTGATAT TTTTAATCGAAAGCCAAGCAAAGGAGTACAATATCTTCAAGAACAAGGTCTTCTAGGTAATTCGTCCGAAGATGTTGCACGCTGGCTTCATATGGACGAACGACTCGATAAGACCGCGATCGGCGATTTTCTCGgtgatcataatcacaatcaggtGATGTACAGTTATATTGATCAAATGAACTTTGCCGATCGCGATTTAGTTACAGCCCTGAGATACTTTCTTGAGGGCTTCAGGCTGCCGGGAGAGGCACAGAAAATCGATCGGTTGATGGAGAAATTTGCCAGCAGATACTGTGAATGCAATCCAAA tAATGGATTATTTACGAGTGCAGACACTGCATATGTTCTGGGTTTCTCTATCATTATGCTAACCACTGATCTCCATTCGCCTCAAGTAAAAAACAAAATGACAAAAGAACAATATATAAAACTCAATCGACGTATCAGTGATAACGAAGATCTGCCCGAGGAATATTTATCGAAAATTTATGACGAGATTGCGGGTAACGAAATTAAAATGAAGTCGAACCCTAATCGACCTGGTAAACAAG TTATCTCTAGTGAAAAGAAACGGCGTCTTTTATGGAATATGGAAATGGAAGTAATCTCAACCGCAGCGAAAAATCTGATGGAATCCGTCAGTCACGTTCAAGCGCCATTCACAACCGCCAAACATTTAGAGCACGTTAGACCAATGTTCAAGATTGCATGGACTCCATTTTTAGCTGCATTCAGCGTTGGCCTTCAAGACTGTGACGACCCAGAAATCGCTTCTCTTTGCCTAGATGGCATTAGATGTGCAATACGCATCGCTTGCATATTTCATATGACG TTAGAACGGGACGCATACGTGCAAGCGTTAGCACGATTCACTTTATTAACAGCGAATTCACCGATCACCGAAATGAAGGCGAAGAATATTGATACCATAAAAACATTGATCACCGTCGCACATACTGATGGCAATTACCTTGGCAGCTCCTGGTTAGATGTTGTCAAATGTATTTCACAACTCGAGCTTGCACAACTTATTGGTACTGGAGTTAGACCACAACTTCTGGGTCCGCCATCTAAACCACATTTTCCATCGCCATTGGTGaacttcaatctaactcacaacAATTCTCATCAAAATAATAGTTTAAATCTCAGTTCGTTGGATC CAAGCGTAAAGGAATCTATAGGAGAAACTAGCTCCCAGAGCGTAGTTGTGGCCGTCGACAGAATATTCACTGGATCCACCAGATTGGACGGAGATGCAATTGTAGAATTTGTGAAAGCTCTTTGCCAAGTCTCTCTAGAAGAACTGTCTCATCCAACGCAGCCACGAATGTTTTCTCTCACTAAAATTGTGGAGATCTCCTACTACAACATGGGTCGTATTAGGCTCCAGTGGTCCAGAATTTGGCAGGTGATAGGAGATCACTTCGACAGAGTTGGCTGTAGTCCTCGCCAGGACATCGCCTTCTTCGCGGTCGATTCGTTAAGGCAACTTGCAACTAAGTTCATCGAGAAAGGCGAATTCGCCAATTTCCGGTTTCAAAAAGATTTCCTCAGGCCGTTTGAGCATATCATGAAAAAGAACAGGTCACCAGTTATCAGAGACATGGTCGTTCGTTGCGTCGCGCAAATTGTACACTCACAGGCACCCAATATTCGGTCAGGATGGAAAAATATATTCAGTGTGTTTCATCATGCAGCCAGTGACAGAGACGAAGCTGTTGTTGAATTGGCATTTTCAATGACAGGCAAAATTATAA atGAATTGTACGCCGAAGATTTTAGTATCATGGTGGATTCCTTCCAAGACGCCGTCAAGTGCCTCAGTGAATTTGCTTGCAACGCCTCTTTCCCAGAAACAAGCATGGAAGCCATAAGATTGATACGTTCTTGTGCCTCATACATTGATGCTAATCCAAATCTATTTGCAGAAGGCATGATGGATGATAGCGGAATGGTGTCTGAGGAAGACAGAGCTTGG GTGAGAGGCTGGTTCCCACTGTTGTTCGAGCTATCATGTATCGTGAGCAGATGTAAATTGGATGTTCGAACAAGAGCATTAACTGTGTTGTTCGACGTTGTTAAAACACACGGGGCATCTTTTAAACCTCACTGGTGGAAGGATCTGTTTCAAGTTCTCTTCAGGATCTTTGATAATATGAAACTGCCTGAACAGCATACAGAA AAAGCAGAATGGATGACGACCACTTGCAACCACGCCTTGTACGCCATAGTGGATGTGTTCTCCCAGTTCTACGATACCCTAGGGCCTCTTCTTTTGGAGCAACTATATTCTCAGTTACTGTGGTGCGTGCAACAAGATAATGAACAGTTGGCAAGATCCGGTACGAATTGCTTGGAGAATCTGGTGATCAGTAACGGGATTAAATTTGACGAGCAAACTTGGGAGAAGACCTGCAGCTGCGTTCTCGATATCTTCGAGAGTACCTTACCATCCGCTCTTCTTACATGGAAACCCCTATCACCTAACAAAGAGTCTGACCTGGACGTGATCACAGGCGAGACTGATAACCACGTTGGCATTCTAAAGAGGAGCAACAGTTCTCAAAGCCTATCGACCAACGAGTCCGGGAAGAACAAGCTATTTTACGCGTTATCAATAAAATGTGTTGTGCAGCTGGAGCTGATCCAAACAATAGACAATATCGTATTCTATCCAGCAACGTCGAGGAAGGAGGATCAAGAAAACCTGGCACTGGCGCAAGCGGACATGTTCAATGGTAAATCCTCAGAATTAGGTGTCAGGGCAGGTGCGGATCAGCAGAAAGAAGAACAAGGCATGTATTGTGCCCTGACAACGATGCACCTGTTGCAGCTAGTCGAGTGTCTGTTGAAATCTCATCGATTCGCCAAGAGTTTCAATTCCAACCACGAACAACGTAACGTGCTCTGGAAAGCTGGCTTCCGGGGCAACGTGAAACCAAATTTACTTAAACAAGAGACTCAGTCATTGGCATGCGCGTTACGAATACTCTTCAAAATGTACAGCGACGAAGCTCACAGGGCTGATTGGAGCAAAGTGGAGTCTAGGTTAGTCGAAGTGGCTTGTGAAGCGCTGGAATATTTCCTTGCGCTTTCCAATGAGGCTCATAGAGACGCCTGGACTCCTATCTTGTTGCTGCTTCTGACGAGAATCCTGAAGATGAGTGATAATCGGTTCGCGGTGCACGCGTCTAATTGTTACCCATTGCTATGCGAGGTTATGTGCTTTGATCTCAAGCCAGAATTACGATCTGTACTACGAAGATTCTTTTTAAGAATTGGTCCAGTATTTAGGATCACGCAGCAATAA
- the LOC100876276 gene encoding membrane protein BRI3 has protein sequence MEKQPINPGAARSAPYSAATAPKSTSSWEPPPSYNSATQGESTSWPPPPGYYPSTGTATNSNYVPSYGSTQSTTVVMPEIILVGGCPACRVGVMEDDFTCLGLLCAILFFPFGIICCLLLKTRRCSNCGAYFG, from the exons ATGGAAAAGCAGCCAATAAATCCCGGGGCTGCCAGGTCTGCACCTTATTCCGCGGCTACTGCACCTAAAT CAACTTCTTCTTGGGAACCTCCTCCTTCGTACAATTCTGCTACTCAAGGAGAATCAACTTCATGGCCTCCACCTCCAGGATATTATCCTAGTACAGGAACAGCTACAAATTCCAATTATGTTCCTTCATATGGTTCTACGCAATCAACTACAGTGGTTATGCCAGAAATCATTTTAGTTGGAGGATGCCCTGCCTGTAGA GTAGGTGTAATGGAGGATGATTTTACATGTCTGGGATTATTATGTGCAATTCTGTTCTTCCCCTTCGGAATAATTTGTTGCTTGTTGTTAAAAACACGACGTTGTTCCAACTGTGGTGCCTACTTTGGTTGA